The Diceros bicornis minor isolate mBicDic1 chromosome 15, mDicBic1.mat.cur, whole genome shotgun sequence genome has a window encoding:
- the TNK2 gene encoding activated CDC42 kinase 1 isoform X4: MPAARRFPGLELSFPLLARLRRRLYTRLGSSSMQPEEGTGWLLELLSEVQLQQYFLRLRDDLNVTRLSHFEYVKNEDLEKIGMGRPGQRRLWEAVKRRKAMCKRKSWMSKVFSGKRLEAEFPPHHSQSTFRKTSPTPGGPTGEGPLQSLTCLIGEKDLHLFEKLGDGSFGVVRRGEWDAPSGKTVSVAVKCLKPDVLSQPEAMDDFIREVNAMHSLDHRNLIRLYGVVLTPPMKMVTELAPLGSLLDRLRKHQGHFLLGTLSRYAVQVAEGMGYLESKRFIHRDLAARNLLLATRDLVKIGDFGLMRALPQNDDHYVMQEHRKVPFAWCAPESLKTRTFSHASDTWMFGVTLWEMFTYGQEPWIGLNGSQILHKIDKEGERLPRPEDCPQDIYNVMVQCWAHKPEDRPTFVALRDFLLEAQPTDMRALQDFEEPDKLHIQMNDVITVIEGRAENYWWRGQNTRTLCVGPFPRNVVTSVAGLSAQDISQPLQNSFIHTGHGDSDPRHCWGFPDKIDELYLGNPMDPPDLLSVELSASQSAQHLGRVKTKTTPRASSWPGASSISRILGLSFRNTVFPSCRPIASHCCWVWEPPPRPPQPAIFTQKPTYDPVSEEQDLLSSDFKRLGLRKPGLPRGLWLAKPSARVPGTKAGRGSGEVTLIDFGEEPVVPAPRPCAPSLAQLAMDACSLLDKTPPQSPTRALPRPLHPTPVVDWDARPLPPPPAYDDVAQDEDDFEARLLAPLEDNLFLPTQGGSKPPDSAQTAEIFQALQQECMQQLQVPAGLLVPSPSPPGDDKPQVPPRVPIPPRPTRPRGELSPAPSGEEEMGRWPGPASPPRVPPREPLSPQGSRTPSPLVPPGSSPLPPRLSSSPGKTMPTTQSFASDPKYATPQVIQAPGPRAGPCILPIVRDGKKVSNTHYYLLPERPPYLERYQRFLRETQSPEEPAPLPVPLLLPPPSTPAPAAPTATVRPMPQAAPDPKANFSTNNSNPGTRPPPLRATTRLPQRGCPGDGPEAGRPADKIQMLQAMVHGVTTEECQAALQSHSWSVQRAAQYLKVEQLFGLGLRPRGECHKVLEMFDWNLEQAGCHLLGSCGPAHHKR, encoded by the exons ATGCCAGCAGCTCGTCGGTTCCCTGGCCTAgagctctccttccctctcctggcCAGACTACGGCGACGGCTATACACA AGGCTGGGGAGCAGCAGCATGCAGCCGGAGGAGGGCACAGGCTGGCTGCTGGAGCTGCTGTCCGAGGTGCAACTGCAACAGTACTTCCTGCGGCTTCGCGACGACCTCAACGTCACCCGCCTGTCCCACTTTGAGTATGTCAAGAATGAGGACCTGGAGAAGATTGgcatgggccggcctg GCCAGCGGCGGCTGTGGGAGGCTGTGAAGAGGAGAAAGGCCATGTGCAAACGCAAGTCCTGGATGAGTAAG GTGTTCAGTGGAAAGCGGTTGGAGGCTGAGTTCCCCCCTCATCACTCTCAGAGCACCTTCCGGAAGACCTCGCCCACCCCAGGGGGCCCAACAGGGGAGGGGCCCCTGCAGAGCCTCACCTGCCTCATTGGGGAGAAGGACCTGCATCTCTTCGAGAAACTGGGAGATGGCTCCTTTGGCGTGGTGCGCAGGGGCGAGTGGGACGCCCCCTCGGGGAAGACG GTGAGTGTGGCTGTGAAGTGCCTGAAGCCTGATGTGCTGAGCCAGCCAGAGGCCATGGACGACTTCATCCGGGAGGTCAATGCCATGCACTCGCTTGACCATCGAAACCTCATTCGCCTCTATGGTGTGGTGCTCACGCCACCCATGAAGATG GTAACAGAGCTGGCGCCTCTGGGATCTTTGTTGGACCGGCTGCGTAAGCACCAGGGCCACTTCCTCCTGGGTACTCTGAGCCGCTACGCTGTGCAGGTGGCTGAGGGCATGGGCTACCTGGAGTCCAAGCGCTTTATTCACCGTGACCTGGCTGCCCGCAATCTGCTCTTGGCTACCCGCGACCTGGTCAAGATTGGGGACTTCGGGCTGATGAGAGCACTCCCCCAGAATGATGACCACTACGTCATGCAGGAGCATCGCAAGGTGCCCTTTGCCTG GTGTGCCCCCGAGAGCCTGAAGACACGCACCTTCTCCCATGCCAGCGACACCTGGATGTTTGGGGTAACGTTGTGGGAGATGTTCACCTATGGCCAGGAGCCCTGGATTGGCCTCAATGGCAGTCAG ATCCTGCATAAGATTGACAAGGAGGGGGAGCGTCTGCCCCGGCCTGAGGACTGCCCCCAGGACATCTACAATGTCATGGTCCAGTGCTGGGCTCACAAGCCAGAGGACAGACCCACGTTTGTCGCCTTGCGGGACTTCCTGCTGGAG gcccagcccacTGACATGCGGGCTCTTCAGGACTTTGAGGAACCAGACAAGCTGCACATCCAGATGAATGACGTCATCACCGTCATCGAGGGGAG GGCTGAGAATTACTGGTGGCGTGGGCAGAACACGCGGACACTGTGTGTGGGGCCCTTCCCTCGCAATGTGGTGACCTCTGTGGCCGGCCTGTCGGCCCAGGACATCAGCCAGCCGCTGCAGAATAGCTTCATCCACACAGGGCATGGCGACAGCGACCCCCGCCACTGCTGGGGCTTCCCCGACAAGATCGACGA ACTGTATCTGGGAAACCCCATGGACCCTCCCGACCTGCTGAGCGTGGAACTGAGCGCCTCCCAATCCGCCCAGCATCTGGGAAGGGTGAAAA CCAAAACCACCCCACGGGCTTCATCTTGGCCAGGAGCCTCATCCATCTCCCGGATCCTGGGCCTGTCGTTCCGGAACACGGTTTTCCCATCCTGCCGCCCCATTGCTTCCCATTGCTGTTGGGTTT GGGAGCCTCCACCTCGCCCACCTCAGCCTGCCATCTTCACTCAGA AACCAACCTACGACCCAGTGAGTGAGGAGCAAGACCTCCTGTCCAGCGACTTCAAGAGGCTGGGCCTGCGGAAGCCAGGCCTGCCCCGCGGGCTGTGGCTGGCGAAGCCCTCGGCCCGGGTGCCGGGCACCAAGGCAGGCCGCGGCAGCGGTGAGGTGACGCTCATTGACTTCGGCGAGGAGCCCGTGGTCCCAGCCCCGCGGCCCTGTGCGCCCTCGCTGGCACAGCTGGCAATGGATGCCTGCTCCCTGCTGGACAAGACTCCGCCTCAGAGCCCCACACGGGCACTGCCCCGGCCTCTGCATCCCACGCCTGTGGTGGACTGGGATGCACGCCCACTGCCCCCGCCTCCAGCCTACGACGATGTGGCCCAAGATGAGGATGACTTTGAG GCACGGCTCCTCGCTCCCCTGGAGGACAACCTGTTCCTCCCGACCCAGGGTGGGAGCAAGCCGCCCGACTCGGCTCAGACCGCAGAGATCTTCCAGGCACTACAGCAGGAGTGCATGCAGCAGCTGCAGGTCCCGGCTGGCTTGCTGGTCCCCTCGCCCAGCCCGCCAGGCGATGACAAGCCCCAGGTGCCCCCCCGGGTGCCCATCCCCCCGAGGCCCACACGCCCACGTGGTGAGCTGTCTCCAGCCCCCTCAGGCGAGGAGGAGATGGGGCGATGGCCTggacctgcctcccctccccgggTGCCTCCCCGGGAGCCCTTATCCCCTCAAGGCTCGAGGACCCCCAGCCCCCTGGTGCCACCTGGTAGCTCCCCGCTGCCACCCCGGCTCTCAAGCTCACCCGGGAAGACCATGCCCACCACTCAGAGCTTCGCCTCGGACCCCAAGTATGCCACCCCCCAGGTGATCCAGGCCCCTGGCCCACGAGCTGGTCCCTGCATCCTGCCCATCGTCCGCGATGGCAAGAAGGTCAGCAATACCCACTACTACCTGCTGCCTGAGCGCCCCCCCTATCTGGAGCGCTACCAGCGCTTCCTGCGTGAGACCCAGAGCCCTGAAGAGCCAGCCCCCCTGCCTGTGCCCTTGCTGCTGCCTCCACCCAGCACCCCAGCCCCTGCCGCCCCCACTGCTACTGTTCGACCGATGCCACAGGCTGCCCCAGACCCCAAGGCCAACTTCTCCACCAACAACAGCAACCCAGGGACCCGGCCACCACCCCTGAGGGCCACCACTCGGCTGCCACAGAGGGGCTGCCCTGGGGACGGGCCAGAGGCTGGACGGCCAGCAGATAAGATCCAGATG CTGCAGGCCATGGTGCATGGGGTGACCACAGAGGAGTGCCAGGCAGCCCTGCAGAGCCACAGCTGGAGCGTGCAGAGGGCTGCCCAGTATCTGAAG GTGGAGCAGCTCTTTGGGTTGGGTCTGCGGCCGCGAGGCGAGTGCCACAAAGTGCTAGAGATGTTCGACTGGAACCTGGAGCAGGCCGGCTGCCACCTCCTGGGCTCCTGTGGCCCAGCCCACCACAA GCGCTGA
- the TNK2 gene encoding activated CDC42 kinase 1 isoform X1: MPAARRFPGLELSFPLLARLRRRLYTRLGSSSMQPEEGTGWLLELLSEVQLQQYFLRLRDDLNVTRLSHFEYVKNEDLEKIGMGRPGQRRLWEAVKRRKAMCKRKSWMSKVFSGKRLEAEFPPHHSQSTFRKTSPTPGGPTGEGPLQSLTCLIGEKDLHLFEKLGDGSFGVVRRGEWDAPSGKTVSVAVKCLKPDVLSQPEAMDDFIREVNAMHSLDHRNLIRLYGVVLTPPMKMVTELAPLGSLLDRLRKHQGHFLLGTLSRYAVQVAEGMGYLESKRFIHRDLAARNLLLATRDLVKIGDFGLMRALPQNDDHYVMQEHRKVPFAWCAPESLKTRTFSHASDTWMFGVTLWEMFTYGQEPWIGLNGSQILHKIDKEGERLPRPEDCPQDIYNVMVQCWAHKPEDRPTFVALRDFLLEAQPTDMRALQDFEEPDKLHIQMNDVITVIEGRAENYWWRGQNTRTLCVGPFPRNVVTSVAGLSAQDISQPLQNSFIHTGHGDSDPRHCWGFPDKIDELYLGNPMDPPDLLSVELSASQSAQHLGRVKTKTTPRASSWPGASSISRILGLSFRNTVFPSCRPIASHCCWVWEPPPRPPQPAIFTQKPTYDPVSEEQDLLSSDFKRLGLRKPGLPRGLWLAKPSARVPGTKAGRGSGEVTLIDFGEEPVVPAPRPCAPSLAQLAMDACSLLDKTPPQSPTRALPRPLHPTPVVDWDARPLPPPPAYDDVAQDEDDFEVCSINSTLVDAGVSAGPSQGETNYAFVPEQARLLAPLEDNLFLPTQGGSKPPDSAQTAEIFQALQQECMQQLQVPAGLLVPSPSPPGDDKPQVPPRVPIPPRPTRPRGELSPAPSGEEEMGRWPGPASPPRVPPREPLSPQGSRTPSPLVPPGSSPLPPRLSSSPGKTMPTTQSFASDPKYATPQVIQAPGPRAGPCILPIVRDGKKVSNTHYYLLPERPPYLERYQRFLRETQSPEEPAPLPVPLLLPPPSTPAPAAPTATVRPMPQAAPDPKANFSTNNSNPGTRPPPLRATTRLPQRGCPGDGPEAGRPADKIQMLQAMVHGVTTEECQAALQSHSWSVQRAAQYLKVEQLFGLGLRPRGECHKVLEMFDWNLEQAGCHLLGSCGPAHHKR; this comes from the exons ATGCCAGCAGCTCGTCGGTTCCCTGGCCTAgagctctccttccctctcctggcCAGACTACGGCGACGGCTATACACA AGGCTGGGGAGCAGCAGCATGCAGCCGGAGGAGGGCACAGGCTGGCTGCTGGAGCTGCTGTCCGAGGTGCAACTGCAACAGTACTTCCTGCGGCTTCGCGACGACCTCAACGTCACCCGCCTGTCCCACTTTGAGTATGTCAAGAATGAGGACCTGGAGAAGATTGgcatgggccggcctg GCCAGCGGCGGCTGTGGGAGGCTGTGAAGAGGAGAAAGGCCATGTGCAAACGCAAGTCCTGGATGAGTAAG GTGTTCAGTGGAAAGCGGTTGGAGGCTGAGTTCCCCCCTCATCACTCTCAGAGCACCTTCCGGAAGACCTCGCCCACCCCAGGGGGCCCAACAGGGGAGGGGCCCCTGCAGAGCCTCACCTGCCTCATTGGGGAGAAGGACCTGCATCTCTTCGAGAAACTGGGAGATGGCTCCTTTGGCGTGGTGCGCAGGGGCGAGTGGGACGCCCCCTCGGGGAAGACG GTGAGTGTGGCTGTGAAGTGCCTGAAGCCTGATGTGCTGAGCCAGCCAGAGGCCATGGACGACTTCATCCGGGAGGTCAATGCCATGCACTCGCTTGACCATCGAAACCTCATTCGCCTCTATGGTGTGGTGCTCACGCCACCCATGAAGATG GTAACAGAGCTGGCGCCTCTGGGATCTTTGTTGGACCGGCTGCGTAAGCACCAGGGCCACTTCCTCCTGGGTACTCTGAGCCGCTACGCTGTGCAGGTGGCTGAGGGCATGGGCTACCTGGAGTCCAAGCGCTTTATTCACCGTGACCTGGCTGCCCGCAATCTGCTCTTGGCTACCCGCGACCTGGTCAAGATTGGGGACTTCGGGCTGATGAGAGCACTCCCCCAGAATGATGACCACTACGTCATGCAGGAGCATCGCAAGGTGCCCTTTGCCTG GTGTGCCCCCGAGAGCCTGAAGACACGCACCTTCTCCCATGCCAGCGACACCTGGATGTTTGGGGTAACGTTGTGGGAGATGTTCACCTATGGCCAGGAGCCCTGGATTGGCCTCAATGGCAGTCAG ATCCTGCATAAGATTGACAAGGAGGGGGAGCGTCTGCCCCGGCCTGAGGACTGCCCCCAGGACATCTACAATGTCATGGTCCAGTGCTGGGCTCACAAGCCAGAGGACAGACCCACGTTTGTCGCCTTGCGGGACTTCCTGCTGGAG gcccagcccacTGACATGCGGGCTCTTCAGGACTTTGAGGAACCAGACAAGCTGCACATCCAGATGAATGACGTCATCACCGTCATCGAGGGGAG GGCTGAGAATTACTGGTGGCGTGGGCAGAACACGCGGACACTGTGTGTGGGGCCCTTCCCTCGCAATGTGGTGACCTCTGTGGCCGGCCTGTCGGCCCAGGACATCAGCCAGCCGCTGCAGAATAGCTTCATCCACACAGGGCATGGCGACAGCGACCCCCGCCACTGCTGGGGCTTCCCCGACAAGATCGACGA ACTGTATCTGGGAAACCCCATGGACCCTCCCGACCTGCTGAGCGTGGAACTGAGCGCCTCCCAATCCGCCCAGCATCTGGGAAGGGTGAAAA CCAAAACCACCCCACGGGCTTCATCTTGGCCAGGAGCCTCATCCATCTCCCGGATCCTGGGCCTGTCGTTCCGGAACACGGTTTTCCCATCCTGCCGCCCCATTGCTTCCCATTGCTGTTGGGTTT GGGAGCCTCCACCTCGCCCACCTCAGCCTGCCATCTTCACTCAGA AACCAACCTACGACCCAGTGAGTGAGGAGCAAGACCTCCTGTCCAGCGACTTCAAGAGGCTGGGCCTGCGGAAGCCAGGCCTGCCCCGCGGGCTGTGGCTGGCGAAGCCCTCGGCCCGGGTGCCGGGCACCAAGGCAGGCCGCGGCAGCGGTGAGGTGACGCTCATTGACTTCGGCGAGGAGCCCGTGGTCCCAGCCCCGCGGCCCTGTGCGCCCTCGCTGGCACAGCTGGCAATGGATGCCTGCTCCCTGCTGGACAAGACTCCGCCTCAGAGCCCCACACGGGCACTGCCCCGGCCTCTGCATCCCACGCCTGTGGTGGACTGGGATGCACGCCCACTGCCCCCGCCTCCAGCCTACGACGATGTGGCCCAAGATGAGGATGACTTTGAGGTCTgctccatcaacagcaccctggTGGATGCAGGGGTCTCTGCTGGGCCCAGCCAGGGCGAGACCAACTACGCCTTTGTGCCCGAGCAGGCACGGCTCCTCGCTCCCCTGGAGGACAACCTGTTCCTCCCGACCCAGGGTGGGAGCAAGCCGCCCGACTCGGCTCAGACCGCAGAGATCTTCCAGGCACTACAGCAGGAGTGCATGCAGCAGCTGCAGGTCCCGGCTGGCTTGCTGGTCCCCTCGCCCAGCCCGCCAGGCGATGACAAGCCCCAGGTGCCCCCCCGGGTGCCCATCCCCCCGAGGCCCACACGCCCACGTGGTGAGCTGTCTCCAGCCCCCTCAGGCGAGGAGGAGATGGGGCGATGGCCTggacctgcctcccctccccgggTGCCTCCCCGGGAGCCCTTATCCCCTCAAGGCTCGAGGACCCCCAGCCCCCTGGTGCCACCTGGTAGCTCCCCGCTGCCACCCCGGCTCTCAAGCTCACCCGGGAAGACCATGCCCACCACTCAGAGCTTCGCCTCGGACCCCAAGTATGCCACCCCCCAGGTGATCCAGGCCCCTGGCCCACGAGCTGGTCCCTGCATCCTGCCCATCGTCCGCGATGGCAAGAAGGTCAGCAATACCCACTACTACCTGCTGCCTGAGCGCCCCCCCTATCTGGAGCGCTACCAGCGCTTCCTGCGTGAGACCCAGAGCCCTGAAGAGCCAGCCCCCCTGCCTGTGCCCTTGCTGCTGCCTCCACCCAGCACCCCAGCCCCTGCCGCCCCCACTGCTACTGTTCGACCGATGCCACAGGCTGCCCCAGACCCCAAGGCCAACTTCTCCACCAACAACAGCAACCCAGGGACCCGGCCACCACCCCTGAGGGCCACCACTCGGCTGCCACAGAGGGGCTGCCCTGGGGACGGGCCAGAGGCTGGACGGCCAGCAGATAAGATCCAGATG CTGCAGGCCATGGTGCATGGGGTGACCACAGAGGAGTGCCAGGCAGCCCTGCAGAGCCACAGCTGGAGCGTGCAGAGGGCTGCCCAGTATCTGAAG GTGGAGCAGCTCTTTGGGTTGGGTCTGCGGCCGCGAGGCGAGTGCCACAAAGTGCTAGAGATGTTCGACTGGAACCTGGAGCAGGCCGGCTGCCACCTCCTGGGCTCCTGTGGCCCAGCCCACCACAA GCGCTGA
- the TNK2 gene encoding activated CDC42 kinase 1 isoform X2 — protein MPAARRFPGLELSFPLLARLRRRLYTRLGSSSMQPEEGTGWLLELLSEVQLQQYFLRLRDDLNVTRLSHFEYVKNEDLEKIGMGRPGQRRLWEAVKRRKAMCKRKSWMSKSTFRKTSPTPGGPTGEGPLQSLTCLIGEKDLHLFEKLGDGSFGVVRRGEWDAPSGKTVSVAVKCLKPDVLSQPEAMDDFIREVNAMHSLDHRNLIRLYGVVLTPPMKMVTELAPLGSLLDRLRKHQGHFLLGTLSRYAVQVAEGMGYLESKRFIHRDLAARNLLLATRDLVKIGDFGLMRALPQNDDHYVMQEHRKVPFAWCAPESLKTRTFSHASDTWMFGVTLWEMFTYGQEPWIGLNGSQILHKIDKEGERLPRPEDCPQDIYNVMVQCWAHKPEDRPTFVALRDFLLEAQPTDMRALQDFEEPDKLHIQMNDVITVIEGRAENYWWRGQNTRTLCVGPFPRNVVTSVAGLSAQDISQPLQNSFIHTGHGDSDPRHCWGFPDKIDELYLGNPMDPPDLLSVELSASQSAQHLGRVKTKTTPRASSWPGASSISRILGLSFRNTVFPSCRPIASHCCWVWEPPPRPPQPAIFTQKPTYDPVSEEQDLLSSDFKRLGLRKPGLPRGLWLAKPSARVPGTKAGRGSGEVTLIDFGEEPVVPAPRPCAPSLAQLAMDACSLLDKTPPQSPTRALPRPLHPTPVVDWDARPLPPPPAYDDVAQDEDDFEVCSINSTLVDAGVSAGPSQGETNYAFVPEQARLLAPLEDNLFLPTQGGSKPPDSAQTAEIFQALQQECMQQLQVPAGLLVPSPSPPGDDKPQVPPRVPIPPRPTRPRGELSPAPSGEEEMGRWPGPASPPRVPPREPLSPQGSRTPSPLVPPGSSPLPPRLSSSPGKTMPTTQSFASDPKYATPQVIQAPGPRAGPCILPIVRDGKKVSNTHYYLLPERPPYLERYQRFLRETQSPEEPAPLPVPLLLPPPSTPAPAAPTATVRPMPQAAPDPKANFSTNNSNPGTRPPPLRATTRLPQRGCPGDGPEAGRPADKIQMLQAMVHGVTTEECQAALQSHSWSVQRAAQYLKVEQLFGLGLRPRGECHKVLEMFDWNLEQAGCHLLGSCGPAHHKR, from the exons ATGCCAGCAGCTCGTCGGTTCCCTGGCCTAgagctctccttccctctcctggcCAGACTACGGCGACGGCTATACACA AGGCTGGGGAGCAGCAGCATGCAGCCGGAGGAGGGCACAGGCTGGCTGCTGGAGCTGCTGTCCGAGGTGCAACTGCAACAGTACTTCCTGCGGCTTCGCGACGACCTCAACGTCACCCGCCTGTCCCACTTTGAGTATGTCAAGAATGAGGACCTGGAGAAGATTGgcatgggccggcctg GCCAGCGGCGGCTGTGGGAGGCTGTGAAGAGGAGAAAGGCCATGTGCAAACGCAAGTCCTGGATGAGTAAG AGCACCTTCCGGAAGACCTCGCCCACCCCAGGGGGCCCAACAGGGGAGGGGCCCCTGCAGAGCCTCACCTGCCTCATTGGGGAGAAGGACCTGCATCTCTTCGAGAAACTGGGAGATGGCTCCTTTGGCGTGGTGCGCAGGGGCGAGTGGGACGCCCCCTCGGGGAAGACG GTGAGTGTGGCTGTGAAGTGCCTGAAGCCTGATGTGCTGAGCCAGCCAGAGGCCATGGACGACTTCATCCGGGAGGTCAATGCCATGCACTCGCTTGACCATCGAAACCTCATTCGCCTCTATGGTGTGGTGCTCACGCCACCCATGAAGATG GTAACAGAGCTGGCGCCTCTGGGATCTTTGTTGGACCGGCTGCGTAAGCACCAGGGCCACTTCCTCCTGGGTACTCTGAGCCGCTACGCTGTGCAGGTGGCTGAGGGCATGGGCTACCTGGAGTCCAAGCGCTTTATTCACCGTGACCTGGCTGCCCGCAATCTGCTCTTGGCTACCCGCGACCTGGTCAAGATTGGGGACTTCGGGCTGATGAGAGCACTCCCCCAGAATGATGACCACTACGTCATGCAGGAGCATCGCAAGGTGCCCTTTGCCTG GTGTGCCCCCGAGAGCCTGAAGACACGCACCTTCTCCCATGCCAGCGACACCTGGATGTTTGGGGTAACGTTGTGGGAGATGTTCACCTATGGCCAGGAGCCCTGGATTGGCCTCAATGGCAGTCAG ATCCTGCATAAGATTGACAAGGAGGGGGAGCGTCTGCCCCGGCCTGAGGACTGCCCCCAGGACATCTACAATGTCATGGTCCAGTGCTGGGCTCACAAGCCAGAGGACAGACCCACGTTTGTCGCCTTGCGGGACTTCCTGCTGGAG gcccagcccacTGACATGCGGGCTCTTCAGGACTTTGAGGAACCAGACAAGCTGCACATCCAGATGAATGACGTCATCACCGTCATCGAGGGGAG GGCTGAGAATTACTGGTGGCGTGGGCAGAACACGCGGACACTGTGTGTGGGGCCCTTCCCTCGCAATGTGGTGACCTCTGTGGCCGGCCTGTCGGCCCAGGACATCAGCCAGCCGCTGCAGAATAGCTTCATCCACACAGGGCATGGCGACAGCGACCCCCGCCACTGCTGGGGCTTCCCCGACAAGATCGACGA ACTGTATCTGGGAAACCCCATGGACCCTCCCGACCTGCTGAGCGTGGAACTGAGCGCCTCCCAATCCGCCCAGCATCTGGGAAGGGTGAAAA CCAAAACCACCCCACGGGCTTCATCTTGGCCAGGAGCCTCATCCATCTCCCGGATCCTGGGCCTGTCGTTCCGGAACACGGTTTTCCCATCCTGCCGCCCCATTGCTTCCCATTGCTGTTGGGTTT GGGAGCCTCCACCTCGCCCACCTCAGCCTGCCATCTTCACTCAGA AACCAACCTACGACCCAGTGAGTGAGGAGCAAGACCTCCTGTCCAGCGACTTCAAGAGGCTGGGCCTGCGGAAGCCAGGCCTGCCCCGCGGGCTGTGGCTGGCGAAGCCCTCGGCCCGGGTGCCGGGCACCAAGGCAGGCCGCGGCAGCGGTGAGGTGACGCTCATTGACTTCGGCGAGGAGCCCGTGGTCCCAGCCCCGCGGCCCTGTGCGCCCTCGCTGGCACAGCTGGCAATGGATGCCTGCTCCCTGCTGGACAAGACTCCGCCTCAGAGCCCCACACGGGCACTGCCCCGGCCTCTGCATCCCACGCCTGTGGTGGACTGGGATGCACGCCCACTGCCCCCGCCTCCAGCCTACGACGATGTGGCCCAAGATGAGGATGACTTTGAGGTCTgctccatcaacagcaccctggTGGATGCAGGGGTCTCTGCTGGGCCCAGCCAGGGCGAGACCAACTACGCCTTTGTGCCCGAGCAGGCACGGCTCCTCGCTCCCCTGGAGGACAACCTGTTCCTCCCGACCCAGGGTGGGAGCAAGCCGCCCGACTCGGCTCAGACCGCAGAGATCTTCCAGGCACTACAGCAGGAGTGCATGCAGCAGCTGCAGGTCCCGGCTGGCTTGCTGGTCCCCTCGCCCAGCCCGCCAGGCGATGACAAGCCCCAGGTGCCCCCCCGGGTGCCCATCCCCCCGAGGCCCACACGCCCACGTGGTGAGCTGTCTCCAGCCCCCTCAGGCGAGGAGGAGATGGGGCGATGGCCTggacctgcctcccctccccgggTGCCTCCCCGGGAGCCCTTATCCCCTCAAGGCTCGAGGACCCCCAGCCCCCTGGTGCCACCTGGTAGCTCCCCGCTGCCACCCCGGCTCTCAAGCTCACCCGGGAAGACCATGCCCACCACTCAGAGCTTCGCCTCGGACCCCAAGTATGCCACCCCCCAGGTGATCCAGGCCCCTGGCCCACGAGCTGGTCCCTGCATCCTGCCCATCGTCCGCGATGGCAAGAAGGTCAGCAATACCCACTACTACCTGCTGCCTGAGCGCCCCCCCTATCTGGAGCGCTACCAGCGCTTCCTGCGTGAGACCCAGAGCCCTGAAGAGCCAGCCCCCCTGCCTGTGCCCTTGCTGCTGCCTCCACCCAGCACCCCAGCCCCTGCCGCCCCCACTGCTACTGTTCGACCGATGCCACAGGCTGCCCCAGACCCCAAGGCCAACTTCTCCACCAACAACAGCAACCCAGGGACCCGGCCACCACCCCTGAGGGCCACCACTCGGCTGCCACAGAGGGGCTGCCCTGGGGACGGGCCAGAGGCTGGACGGCCAGCAGATAAGATCCAGATG CTGCAGGCCATGGTGCATGGGGTGACCACAGAGGAGTGCCAGGCAGCCCTGCAGAGCCACAGCTGGAGCGTGCAGAGGGCTGCCCAGTATCTGAAG GTGGAGCAGCTCTTTGGGTTGGGTCTGCGGCCGCGAGGCGAGTGCCACAAAGTGCTAGAGATGTTCGACTGGAACCTGGAGCAGGCCGGCTGCCACCTCCTGGGCTCCTGTGGCCCAGCCCACCACAA GCGCTGA